The Mesorhizobium opportunistum WSM2075 DNA window CCCTTCACATAGTCGGAATTCGGATCGAGACCGGCGATCTGCGCCTGCGTGGCGTAGTTCTTCATCACCAGCTGCTGCGCCTTGTTGTAGATCGTCGCATCGGCGCCGTTGGCGGCAAAATTAAATGCGCTGACGAACTGGGCGTAGCGCTTGTCGGTCAGCTTGTTGGCGAAGCTGTCGGGATCGGTGACGCCTTCCTTGAGCGCCTTGACCATGAACGCCTTGGCGTAGTCCATGTCTTCAAGCCCGTAGGCCTTCATGGCATATTTGAACAACCGATCGTTTTTGACGAAATCGTCTATCGATTTCACCTTGGTGATGTTGGCGAGATAATATTGCGTGTCGCGATCGACCGTCGGCTGTTTCTCGATCCGGTCGATCGACTTCGAGATGTCTCTGGTGATCAACTGGTAGCTGGTAAAGGTATTGAGCAAGGAAGCGCCTCCGGCCGAAGCAATGCCAGCACAATAGCGCCACTTCCTTGCGCGAAACTGAATCGCCTCAATTCGGTTCCATGACGGCTCCGATTCAAGCCTCACACAAGGCACGGGGACTATCCCTTGCACCTGATGTGAAATGCGGAAGGACCTGTCGTGGGCATTCTGATTGGACTGGTGGTAACGCTCGGCTGCGTCCTCGGCGGCTTCATGGCCATGGGCGGGCATCTGCACGTGCTGGTCCAGCCGTGGGAAGCCGTGGTCATCTGCGGCGCCGCACTGGGCACCTTCCTGGTCGCGAACCCGATGAAGACGGTCAAGGATACCGGCAAGGGCATCCTCGAGGCCTTCAAGCAGGCGGTGCCGAAGGAACAGGATTACCTGGAGACGCTCGGCGTGCTGCACAGCCTGATGCGCGAGCTGCGCTCGAAATCGCGCAGCGAGGTCGAGGCGCATATCGACAATCCGGAAGAATCAGCGATCTTCCAGGCCTTTCCGACCGTGCTCAAGAACCACGATTTGATGGCCTTCATCTGCGACTACTGCCGCATCATCATCATCGGCAATGCCCGCTCGCATGAGATCGAGGCGCTGATGGACGAGGAAATCCAGACCATCAAGTCCGACAAGATGAAGGCCTATCACGCGCTGGTCGCGGTCGGCGACGGCCTGCCGGCGCTGGGCATCGTTGCTGCTGTGCTTGGCGTGGTCAAGGCGATGGGCGCGCTCGACCAGTCGCCGGAAATCCTCGGTGGCCTGATCGGCGCCGCCCTGGTCGGCACGTTCCTTGGCATCTTCCTGTCCTACGCGGTGGTCGGGCCGGTCGCCACCAAGATCAAGACGGTGCGCGAGAAGAAGAACCGCCTCTATATCATCGTCAAGCAGACGCTGCTCGCCTACATGAACGGCGCCCTGCCGCAGGTGGCGATCGAGTTCGGCCGCAAGACCATCTCGTCCTATGAGCGGCCGACCATCGACGCCGTCGAGCAGAGCACGATGAACACCGGCGCCGCCGAGAAGAAGGCCGCCTGAGCGATGCACGACAGATCGGTGCCCACACGGTCATGACCAGTCCAGGCAGCCCCGCGCAAGCGCGCTCGCTGATCATAGAGCGTCTGGTCGGTGACAGCGGCGAGGCCGATCAGGTCATCGACGCCGGCCGTGCCATGGCCGAACGCGCCGTGCCGCTGCTGCAGAAGGGGCTGTCGAGCGGACTTGGCGTCCCCGTCATCGTCGATCTCAAGGCGGTCGAGGTCAGCCGCGTTACCGAGGCGCGCTCGCGCGCCGGCGACAATTTCGCCATGACCGTGGTCGGCTCGCCGGCGTCGTCGGACGCGATGACACTCGTCATCGACGCAGCCGCGATCGCGATCATGGTCTCCACGTTGTTCGGCGGCGACCCGGACATGCCGGTGTCGCCAATCGAGCGCGACCTGTCGCCGCTCGAGGCCGATGTCTCGACCATGGTGTTCCAGGAGGTAGCGCAGGCGCTGAACGGATCGGGGCAGCGCTCGCTCGAACTGCGACTGCCGGCCCCGCGTGCCATGTCCGGCATCGAGGCCAGGCGGCATGTTTTGCGTGACGGCGCGGCAATTCGCATCGTCCTTGGCATCTCGACGCCGGTCGACAGCGGCAGCATCACGGTGATGATGCCGCAGCGTATCGTGCTGGCCGGCCGCGACGGCATCGCCAGCGCCAGCGAGGCCGATCCCGGCACCAGTTGGCGCGCACGCTTTTCTGAAGAGGTGATGCGCTCGACGGTGGCGCTCGAAGCCACCATGCCGCTGGCGCGGCTGACGCTGGGCGACCTTGCGAAGCTGGAAGTGGGCCAGGTCATCGATTTCGAGGAAACGGCGCAATCGCGGGCTCGCCTCGGCGCGCGCGGCCAGACGCTGTTCGTATGCGAGTTCGGCAAGCTGGGGCAGAATTACACCGTCCGGATCAGGCATCCCTTCGATGCCGGGCAGGACTTTATCGACGGGTTGATGCCGGCTGGCGCCGGGCGCGCCTGAGCATTTGGAGACGATTGATGGCCAAGACCAAGGCAGAACCAGACCTCGACCAGCCGGACGAGCAGCTCGACCGCGCCATCGAGGAATTGCGCGGGGTCCTGCATGAAGAGGAACAGCGCCCCGATGCAGCCTTCCGGGCCGCGGCAGGGGCCAATTCCAGCGTCATCATGAACATCCCCGTCGATGTCCAGATCATCCTCGGCAGCACCGAGATGGCTGTGTCCGACCTGATGGCGTTGCAGAAAGGGTCGACGGTCGCGCTCAACCGCCGCATCGGCGAACCGGTCGACGTCGTCGTCAACGGCCGCAAGATCGCGCGTGGCGAGATCACGGTGCTGGAAAGCGATCCCTCGCGCTTCGGCATCAGGCTGACCGAAATCATCGCCGGTACGAAGGGCGCCTAGACATGGTTTGCGGGGCTTGCCGGTGGCAGCGGAGGCGAGAGGCAATATGACGACGCCGGCGACCCTGACGCGCGCGCAGAAGGCGGCCGCCATCCTGGTGGCTATGGGCAAGCCGTCGGCCAGCCGTCTCCTGAAATTCTTCAAGCAGGAGGAGCTGAAGGCGCTGATCGAGGGTGCGCGGCTGCTCAGGACAATTCCACAGAGCGATCTCGAGCGCATCGTCGCCGAATTCGAAGCCGAGTTCACCGAGGGCGCGGGCTTGCTCGATTCCGCCGACAGGATGGACACGATCCTCAATGAATCGCTCTCGCCCGAAGAGATGAGCGCGATCATGGGCGACAAGAAATTCGAGGTCGCTCCGGAAGGCCCACCACCGATCTGGCCCGAGCTCGAGAAGCTCGAGCCGGCGCGGCTGGGCACGTTCCTGGCCGGCGAACATCCGCAGACGGCGGCCATGGTGCTGTCGAAGCTGGCGCCGCAGACGGCGGCGGGGGTGCTTTTGACCCTGACCAAGCCGATGCGTGGCGAAATCATCAAGCGCATGGTGACCATGGCCAATGTTCCGGATGCCGCGGCCAGGATTGTCGAGAACCGGCTGCGCACCAGCGTGCTGGCCGAAACCTCGACCAAGGACACGTCGGTGGGGCAGGCGCGCGTCGCCAGCGTGCTCAATGAACTGGACAAGCCGCTGCTCGAGGAGGTCATGCAGGATCTGGAAGCCGCCGGTACGCCCGATCTCGACGGCGTGCGCGCGCGACTGTTCGCTTTCGACGACCTGCCGCTGCTTACGCAGAAGGCACGCGTGCTGCTGTTCGACGGACTGTCGACCGAACTTGTCACGCTGGCGTTGCGCGGCACGTCTGCGGCGCTCGCCGAGGCGGTGCTGTCGGCGATCGGCGCACGGTCACGACGCATGATCGAAGCCGAACTCGGGGAGGGGTCGGAAGGCATCCCCGCCGCCGACATCACGGCGGCACGCAAGACCATCGTGACGACGACGATCCGTCTGTCGCGCGAAGGGGCGTTCGAACTTCCTTCGACGCAGGACGCCGCCTAAGGCATGTCCGACGCCGTCGACAAGGATTCGAAAACCGAGGAGGCGACGGAAAAGAAGATCCGCGACACCATTGAACAGGGCAAGCTGCCCCATTCGAGGGAAACCGCGCTTCTCGCCTCCTTCGTCGCCATACTGGTGTTCACCGTCTTCTATGCCAAGGATGCCATCATCGACCTCGGCATGTTCCTGGCGACATTTCTCGAGAAGCCGGAAGCCTGGCCGATGGACACCGAGACCGATGTCATCGCGCTCTACAAACTCGTCATGCTGGAAGTGGGCCGCGCCCTCGTCAGCCTGCTGGTGCTGCTGAGTGTCGCCGGCATCGGCGCCTCGGTGCTGCAGAACATGCCGCAGATCGTCGGCGAGCGCATCAGGCCGCAGTTTTCGCGCATCTCGATCGTCAAGGGCTGGAACCGCATGTTCGGCGTTCAGGGCTGGGTCGAGTTCCTGAAGTCCTTGGGAAAGGTCGGCTTCGCCATTGCCGTGCTCTCCTTCACGCTGTCGGAAGATCACCGCAAGCTGCTCGCCGGGATGATCACCAATCCCGTTGCCTTCGGCCTCGTCATCCGCGGCATCGCGGTCGACATATTGGTGGCGATCGTCTTCGTCATGGGGCTGATCGCGGCGATCGACATCGTCTGGTCGCGCTTCCACTGGAAGCAGGACCTGCGCATGAGCAAGCAGGAGGTCAAGGATGAGTTCAAGCAGTCCGAGGGCGACCCGATCGTCAAGTCTCGGCTGCGCTCGCTGGCACGCGACCGCGCGCGCAAGCGGATGATGACGGCGGTGCCGCGCGCGACGCTGATCATCGCCAACCCGACCCACTTCTCGATTGCGCTGAAATATGTGCGCGACGAGGATTCGGCGCCGCTTGTGGTGGCCAAGGGGCAGGACCTGGTGGCGCTGAAAATCCGCGAGATCGCCAGGGAACACAACATCCCGATCTTCGAGGACGTGGCGCTCGCCCGCTCCATGTACAAGCAAGTTTCGGTCGATAATGTGATCCCGTCGCAATTCTACCAGGCCGTCGCCGAACTGGTGCGGATCGTCTACTCGAAAAAGGCTGAGCGCAGACAGATTTCATGAACCGCCAACCGCACGCAAAATCCCGCGAGATCATCGTCGCCAGCGCCATCGAGCAAGTGGTGGGCGAACTGAGGCTGATCGATGTCGCCGACTATATCGCCTTCATCCGGCTGGAGCATTTCGCCTGCCTGTCGGACCTGGTCGATTCAGCGGCGGAGCTGTTCTTCATGCCCGGCACGCTCAGGCTCGGTCATGGCGGCGAGGCGCATGTCGACTGGAGCGGCAGCCCGCGCATCGTGCTCGACCTTGAGCTGCGGCCGCCTGGGGCGACGGTCTATTTCCAGCTGACGCTGAGCGAGAACGGCAACTCGGTCGTGGTCAACTACGTCTCGTTCGAGAAGCCGGGCGAAGATCCCGAGCACAATACGGCCTTGCTCGAGACTGTGATCGAAGAGGCTCGTATCCGCAGGGTCGAGCCGCTGGCCTTCTGATATCTACTTGAACCTCAACAGACCTCGACCGCTCGGATCGTTTCACTATTCGATCAAACCGAGCCGCAGCGCCTTGGCCACCGCCTGGTTGCGGTTGACGGCGTTGAGCTTCTGCGTCGACTGGGTCAGGTACTGGTTGGCGGTGTGCACCGACAGTTTCAGCAGCCGCGCGATCTCTTCGCTGGTGTTGCCGTTGGCGGTCAGCTTCAGGCATTCGAGTTCGCGCTTGGAGATGGCGCGCGTCCTGCCGGCATCGCTCGGAAGGATCCGGGCGACAGCGGCGAACAGCGAAAAACAGCGGGCATGGATTTCGTAGAGCGTATCCTGGGGGAGGGCGATCTCCGATCCGAGGAAGACGACAAGACCGCACTGGCCGCGATCGGCATGGACGGGCAAGGCGATACCGCTGGTGCCGGGCGCCAGCGGCGCCATCTGCTCGGTCCAGGCGAGTTTGCCGAACATCTCAGCCATAGCCGCGACGCCGTCATCCGCCCACCAGCGCGGCTCCGTCGAGTTTCGGGTGTGACGCACGATCTCCTCGCCATTGGCGGCCGAGATGAACTTCGTCGCCACCGCGACGCCGGGATAGTCGGAATCGAAACACGGGACCAGCCGTGCCCGCTCCGGTGACGGGCTGACGAAGAACAGGCCGAAGGCCGAGGCGTTGATGTCGACCGATATCCAGCGGCAGCGGCGCACGGCATCGGGAATGGTGACCGCGTGATGCGTTTCGGAGCCGAGCGAGAAGGCGCCGAACGGGTTGCGCTGCTCGTTGAAAAGGGCTTCGGCTGCTTCCTTGATGTCGGCGTTTTTCAAATGATGCCACTCCTGATCGCCGTGGCGATGGCCATCGCGCGGTTGCTGGCGGCAAACTTCTGGATGGCGTGGGTGATGTAGCTGTTGACGGTGTTGGACGAGACGCCAAGGATGACGGCGACCTCATCGGTGGTCTTGCCCTCCGAGACC harbors:
- the motA gene encoding flagellar motor stator protein MotA; the protein is MGILIGLVVTLGCVLGGFMAMGGHLHVLVQPWEAVVICGAALGTFLVANPMKTVKDTGKGILEAFKQAVPKEQDYLETLGVLHSLMRELRSKSRSEVEAHIDNPEESAIFQAFPTVLKNHDLMAFICDYCRIIIIGNARSHEIEALMDEEIQTIKSDKMKAYHALVAVGDGLPALGIVAAVLGVVKAMGALDQSPEILGGLIGAALVGTFLGIFLSYAVVGPVATKIKTVREKKNRLYIIVKQTLLAYMNGALPQVAIEFGRKTISSYERPTIDAVEQSTMNTGAAEKKAA
- a CDS encoding flagellar motor switch protein FliG → MTTPATLTRAQKAAAILVAMGKPSASRLLKFFKQEELKALIEGARLLRTIPQSDLERIVAEFEAEFTEGAGLLDSADRMDTILNESLSPEEMSAIMGDKKFEVAPEGPPPIWPELEKLEPARLGTFLAGEHPQTAAMVLSKLAPQTAAGVLLTLTKPMRGEIIKRMVTMANVPDAAARIVENRLRTSVLAETSTKDTSVGQARVASVLNELDKPLLEEVMQDLEAAGTPDLDGVRARLFAFDDLPLLTQKARVLLFDGLSTELVTLALRGTSAALAEAVLSAIGARSRRMIEAELGEGSEGIPAADITAARKTIVTTTIRLSREGAFELPSTQDAA
- the flhB gene encoding flagellar biosynthesis protein FlhB produces the protein MSDAVDKDSKTEEATEKKIRDTIEQGKLPHSRETALLASFVAILVFTVFYAKDAIIDLGMFLATFLEKPEAWPMDTETDVIALYKLVMLEVGRALVSLLVLLSVAGIGASVLQNMPQIVGERIRPQFSRISIVKGWNRMFGVQGWVEFLKSLGKVGFAIAVLSFTLSEDHRKLLAGMITNPVAFGLVIRGIAVDILVAIVFVMGLIAAIDIVWSRFHWKQDLRMSKQEVKDEFKQSEGDPIVKSRLRSLARDRARKRMMTAVPRATLIIANPTHFSIALKYVRDEDSAPLVVAKGQDLVALKIREIAREHNIPIFEDVALARSMYKQVSVDNVIPSQFYQAVAELVRIVYSKKAERRQIS
- a CDS encoding FliM/FliN family flagellar motor switch protein, encoding MTSPGSPAQARSLIIERLVGDSGEADQVIDAGRAMAERAVPLLQKGLSSGLGVPVIVDLKAVEVSRVTEARSRAGDNFAMTVVGSPASSDAMTLVIDAAAIAIMVSTLFGGDPDMPVSPIERDLSPLEADVSTMVFQEVAQALNGSGQRSLELRLPAPRAMSGIEARRHVLRDGAAIRIVLGISTPVDSGSITVMMPQRIVLAGRDGIASASEADPGTSWRARFSEEVMRSTVALEATMPLARLTLGDLAKLEVGQVIDFEETAQSRARLGARGQTLFVCEFGKLGQNYTVRIRHPFDAGQDFIDGLMPAGAGRA
- the fliN gene encoding flagellar motor switch protein FliN, whose protein sequence is MAKTKAEPDLDQPDEQLDRAIEELRGVLHEEEQRPDAAFRAAAGANSSVIMNIPVDVQIILGSTEMAVSDLMALQKGSTVALNRRIGEPVDVVVNGRKIARGEITVLESDPSRFGIRLTEIIAGTKGA
- a CDS encoding helix-turn-helix transcriptional regulator, whose protein sequence is MKNADIKEAAEALFNEQRNPFGAFSLGSETHHAVTIPDAVRRCRWISVDINASAFGLFFVSPSPERARLVPCFDSDYPGVAVATKFISAANGEEIVRHTRNSTEPRWWADDGVAAMAEMFGKLAWTEQMAPLAPGTSGIALPVHADRGQCGLVVFLGSEIALPQDTLYEIHARCFSLFAAVARILPSDAGRTRAISKRELECLKLTANGNTSEEIARLLKLSVHTANQYLTQSTQKLNAVNRNQAVAKALRLGLIE